The Anaerolineae bacterium genome window below encodes:
- a CDS encoding MBL fold metallo-hydrolase, with amino-acid sequence MPEVLVLGSGGALPSAKRDNTYLAVRGEKSVLLIDCAGSPIQRLRQMGVDPTSLRALIVTHHHPDHIYGVPILILGMWLLGRQDDLEIYGPLKAVASVASLLEVVDATDWPALFGTVFHAIPLIERTMVLETEDFRVYSSPVAHMVACVALRIEHKASGAVMVYSSDTEPCDALVRLGAGADLLLHEATGNFQGHSSPRQAGEIARAMNAKRLVLVHLSNDGSDGDEELWQREAQEVYAGPVCIAHDLERFEF; translated from the coding sequence ATGCCTGAGGTGCTGGTATTGGGGTCGGGCGGGGCACTGCCCAGTGCGAAGCGGGATAACACCTATCTGGCGGTACGGGGGGAAAAGTCGGTACTGTTGATCGACTGCGCCGGCAGTCCGATCCAGCGACTGCGCCAGATGGGGGTGGACCCTACTTCTCTGCGCGCCCTGATTGTGACGCATCATCACCCTGACCATATCTATGGGGTGCCCATCCTGATCCTGGGGATGTGGCTTTTGGGCCGGCAGGATGACCTGGAGATTTATGGGCCGCTGAAGGCGGTGGCGTCGGTCGCTTCCCTGTTAGAGGTGGTGGATGCCACCGATTGGCCGGCGCTGTTCGGCACGGTGTTTCATGCCATCCCGCTCATAGAACGCACCATGGTGTTGGAAACGGAGGATTTCCGCGTATACTCCAGCCCGGTGGCGCATATGGTGGCCTGTGTGGCACTGCGCATCGAGCATAAGGCCAGCGGAGCGGTGATGGTCTATTCCAGCGACACAGAGCCATGTGATGCGCTGGTGCGTCTGGGGGCCGGGGCGGACCTGCTCCTGCATGAGGCGACGGGGAACTTTCAGGGGCATTCTTCCCCGCGCCAGGCCGGCGAGATAGCGCGGGCGATGAATGCGAAGCGCCTGGTGCTGGTGCACCTCTCCAACGATGGGTCCGATGGGGATGAGGAGCTGTGGCAGAGAGAGGCGCAAGAAGTGTATGCCGGCCCCGTCTGTATCGCCCATGACCTGGAGCGCTTCGAATTCTAG